Proteins co-encoded in one Ensifer sp. PDNC004 genomic window:
- a CDS encoding amino acid ABC transporter permease — protein MDFPAFLDQLWLARIPLLKGLGVSISISFLSIVVGTVLGVFVGLALTYGYRPVQWIVRGYTDFIRGTPVLVLVLASYYVLSTVGIDLGPFQAGILALSIFCSSHVGELVRGALQAIPKGQTEAAKAIGLTFSQTFVYVLGPQALRQALPAWVNTAAEMVKASTLLSIIGVAELLLRTQEQISRSFMSLEFYFFAGFLYFVINYSIERFGRYVERKTAVPS, from the coding sequence ATGGATTTTCCAGCATTTCTCGATCAGCTCTGGCTCGCCCGCATTCCCTTGCTGAAGGGGCTCGGCGTTTCGATCTCGATCTCCTTCCTGTCGATCGTCGTCGGAACGGTACTGGGCGTCTTCGTCGGCCTCGCGCTCACCTATGGCTACCGGCCGGTGCAATGGATCGTGCGCGGCTATACGGATTTCATCCGGGGTACCCCGGTTCTCGTGCTCGTTCTTGCGAGCTACTATGTGCTCAGCACCGTCGGCATCGATCTCGGTCCCTTCCAGGCCGGCATCCTGGCGTTGTCGATCTTCTGCAGCTCCCATGTTGGCGAACTCGTCCGCGGCGCACTGCAGGCAATCCCGAAGGGGCAGACGGAGGCGGCGAAGGCCATCGGCCTGACATTTTCGCAGACCTTCGTGTACGTGCTCGGGCCGCAGGCGTTGCGGCAGGCGCTGCCGGCCTGGGTCAATACAGCGGCCGAGATGGTCAAGGCCTCGACGCTTCTGTCGATCATCGGCGTCGCCGAGCTTCTGCTTCGCACCCAGGAGCAGATCTCGCGCAGCTTCATGAGCCTCGAGTTCTACTTCTTCGCCGGCTTCCTCTATTTCGTCATCAACTACAGCATCGAGCGCTTCGGCCGTTACGTCGAACGCAAGACCGCTGTCCCATCCTGA
- a CDS encoding amino acid ABC transporter permease produces MGYTLNFSAVWRSFDLLLEGLALSLGLAFAAILAGCLIGLVTAFGLVSKNPFLRKPAGLYVTVIRNTPILVLVLFSYFALPQLGVRLGKIESFVLTLAIYSGAYLAEVFRGGLLSVPPGQREAGLAIGLTEMQIRTSIILPLMLRNVLPSLSSTMISLFKDTSLAAAIAVPELTFEARKINVETFRVIETWIVASCLYVATCSVLAALMRAVERRLSVPR; encoded by the coding sequence ATGGGCTATACTCTGAATTTTTCCGCGGTCTGGCGCTCCTTCGATCTTCTGCTCGAAGGGCTGGCGCTCAGCCTCGGCCTCGCCTTCGCGGCGATCCTTGCGGGCTGCCTGATCGGCCTCGTCACGGCCTTCGGGCTGGTGTCGAAAAACCCGTTCCTGCGCAAGCCGGCCGGTCTCTACGTGACCGTCATCCGCAACACGCCGATCCTGGTTCTGGTGCTGTTCAGCTACTTCGCCTTGCCGCAACTCGGCGTCAGGCTCGGCAAGATCGAGAGCTTCGTGCTGACGCTGGCGATCTATTCCGGCGCCTATCTCGCTGAAGTTTTTCGCGGCGGGCTGCTCTCGGTTCCGCCGGGTCAGCGCGAGGCGGGGCTGGCGATCGGGCTCACGGAAATGCAGATCCGCACCTCGATCATCTTGCCCTTGATGCTGCGCAACGTGCTGCCCTCGCTCAGCAGCACGATGATCTCGCTGTTCAAGGATACCTCGCTCGCCGCCGCGATCGCCGTTCCTGAACTCACCTTCGAGGCGCGCAAGATCAACGTCGAGACCTTCCGGGTGATCGAGACCTGGATCGTTGCGAGCTGCCTCTATGTCGCCACCTGTTCGGTGCTTGCCGCCCTGATGCGCGCGGTCGAGCGCCGTCTCTCCGTGCCGAGGTGA
- a CDS encoding RES family NAD+ phosphorylase — MAIGEPVRLWRAYVPRWAHAPLSGEGAGRYGGRWNPVGTPTIYAARELSTAWAEYNQGFVQHPALIAQLELRFSRLADLTAPEILSDLGLSEDIHQSEWRDALDRGLVPETHRLQQALSDRGFDGLIYPSFMSPGGTCVALWRWNAGEGAELKVIDPDGRLPKNPASWL; from the coding sequence ATGGCGATTGGTGAACCGGTGCGCCTGTGGCGCGCCTATGTGCCGCGCTGGGCGCATGCGCCGCTTTCGGGCGAAGGAGCAGGGCGGTATGGTGGGCGGTGGAATCCCGTGGGAACGCCGACGATCTATGCCGCCCGCGAACTCTCGACCGCCTGGGCCGAATACAATCAGGGTTTCGTCCAGCACCCTGCGCTGATCGCCCAGCTTGAACTGCGCTTTTCCCGCCTTGCGGATCTGACGGCGCCGGAGATCCTTTCCGACCTTGGTCTCTCCGAAGATATCCACCAATCCGAATGGCGCGATGCGCTCGATCGCGGCCTCGTGCCGGAAACGCATCGCCTGCAACAAGCGCTGAGCGACCGAGGCTTCGACGGCCTGATCTATCCGTCCTTCATGTCACCCGGCGGCACCTGCGTCGCGCTCTGGCGCTGGAACGCAGGCGAGGGGGCCGAGTTGAAGGTGATTGATCCCGATGGGCGCCTGCCGAAAAATCCGGCCTCCTGGCTCTGA
- a CDS encoding sulfate/molybdate ABC transporter ATP-binding protein yields the protein MDVRVHNIRKEFGRFPALDDVSLNIRSGELIALLGPSGSGKTTLLRLVAGLESPTEGTIFFGDEDASQKTVQERNIGFVFQHYALFRHMTVLDNVAFGLKVRPANRRPPAAEIRKRALDLLDLVQLSGLDKRYPAQLSGGQRQRVALARAMAVEPNVLLLDEPFGALDAQVRKELRKWLRDIHDRTGHTTIFVTHDQDEALELADRVVVMSKGVIEQVGTPDEIYDHPVSPFVYGFIGQSNCLSVTLQNGEIWFEDRPIGLRAPSEADGPAKLHFRPHDIELIDGCGGCLAGLVASSRRVAGTRHLELDLGRNHPHVEIELSPERAAAGDHSRIAFRPTKWKLFREEQPKTATTLAAPEAPTEVETTEPFELARTGS from the coding sequence ATGGACGTGCGCGTTCACAACATCCGCAAGGAATTCGGCCGCTTCCCGGCGCTCGACGACGTCTCGCTTAATATCCGCTCCGGCGAGCTGATCGCGCTGCTCGGCCCCTCCGGCTCCGGCAAGACGACGCTGCTCAGGCTCGTCGCCGGTCTCGAAAGCCCGACCGAAGGCACGATCTTCTTCGGCGACGAGGATGCCTCGCAAAAGACCGTGCAGGAGCGCAACATCGGCTTCGTCTTCCAGCACTATGCCCTGTTCCGCCACATGACCGTGCTCGACAACGTCGCCTTCGGCCTGAAGGTGCGGCCCGCCAACCGCCGGCCGCCGGCCGCCGAGATCCGCAAGCGCGCCCTCGACCTGCTCGACCTCGTCCAGCTCTCCGGTCTCGACAAGCGCTATCCGGCGCAGCTGTCGGGCGGCCAGCGCCAGCGCGTGGCGCTTGCCCGCGCCATGGCGGTGGAACCCAACGTGCTTCTGCTCGACGAACCCTTTGGCGCGCTCGATGCGCAGGTGAGAAAAGAGCTACGCAAGTGGCTCAGGGACATCCATGACCGCACCGGCCACACCACCATCTTCGTCACCCACGACCAGGACGAGGCGCTGGAGCTGGCCGACCGCGTCGTCGTCATGAGCAAGGGCGTGATCGAACAGGTCGGCACGCCCGACGAGATCTACGACCATCCGGTATCGCCGTTCGTCTACGGCTTCATCGGCCAGTCGAACTGCCTGTCGGTGACACTCCAGAACGGCGAGATCTGGTTCGAGGACCGGCCGATCGGCTTGCGCGCGCCGTCCGAAGCCGACGGCCCGGCAAAACTGCACTTCCGCCCGCACGACATCGAACTGATCGACGGCTGCGGCGGTTGTCTCGCCGGTCTGGTTGCCTCCAGCCGCCGGGTTGCCGGCACCCGCCATCTCGAACTCGACCTTGGCCGCAACCATCCGCATGTCGAGATCGAACTCTCCCCCGAACGTGCCGCCGCCGGCGACCACAGCCGCATCGCCTTCCGGCCGACAAAGTGGAAGCTGTTCAGGGAGGAACAGCCCAAGACCGCCACAACGCTGGCAGCACCGGAGGCGCCGACCGAAGTGGAGACCACCGAACCCTTCGAGCTGGCGCGCACCGGCAGCTGA
- a CDS encoding D-TA family PLP-dependent enzyme, whose protein sequence is MPLPIETPAVLVDLEIAKRNIERFQAYADEHGIRVRPHIKTHKLPQMAELQLQAGAIGITCQKVTEAEAMVAGSERIRDVLITYNILGDAKMARLERLNDRVSLAVVADSETVIDGLAGYFAGKDKPLRVFVECNTGADRCGVGSPAEAAKLAHRIEEAKGLVFGGLMTYPPVNGQAKVQAFMSEAKQLIEADGIAVPAITSGGTPSMMHAEGAPVASEYRPGTYIYNDRSLVARRVAGWDECALTVLATVVSVPSENRAIIDAGSKVLTSDLLGLTGYGHVLGRDDIRIDQLSEEHGRLVTDGPIGLNVGDQLRIVPNHACVVTNMVDAIHIVEGDKLKDVWPVVARGHVL, encoded by the coding sequence ATGCCCCTGCCGATCGAAACCCCGGCCGTTCTCGTCGATCTTGAAATTGCCAAGCGCAACATCGAGCGCTTTCAGGCCTATGCGGATGAGCACGGCATTCGCGTCCGCCCGCACATCAAGACGCACAAGCTGCCGCAGATGGCCGAGCTTCAGCTTCAAGCCGGCGCCATCGGCATCACCTGCCAGAAGGTCACCGAGGCGGAGGCAATGGTTGCCGGCAGCGAGCGGATCAGGGACGTGCTGATCACCTACAACATTCTCGGCGACGCCAAGATGGCGCGGCTGGAGCGGCTCAATGACCGCGTTTCGCTCGCGGTCGTCGCAGACAGCGAAACGGTCATCGACGGGCTCGCCGGCTATTTCGCCGGCAAGGACAAGCCGCTGCGCGTGTTCGTCGAATGCAACACCGGCGCCGATCGCTGCGGCGTCGGCTCCCCGGCGGAAGCCGCCAAACTCGCCCACCGGATCGAAGAGGCAAAGGGGCTCGTCTTCGGCGGCCTGATGACCTATCCGCCCGTCAACGGCCAGGCGAAGGTCCAGGCTTTCATGAGCGAGGCGAAGCAACTGATCGAAGCCGACGGCATTGCCGTGCCGGCGATTACCTCCGGCGGCACGCCGAGCATGATGCATGCGGAAGGCGCACCCGTTGCCAGCGAGTACCGCCCCGGAACCTATATCTACAACGACCGCTCGCTGGTTGCGCGCCGCGTCGCCGGCTGGGACGAGTGCGCGCTGACGGTGCTGGCGACCGTCGTATCCGTTCCGTCCGAAAATCGCGCCATCATCGATGCCGGAAGCAAGGTGCTGACCTCGGACCTGCTCGGCCTCACCGGCTACGGCCACGTGCTTGGCCGGGACGACATCCGCATCGACCAGTTGTCGGAGGAACACGGCCGCCTCGTCACCGACGGACCGATCGGGCTCAATGTCGGCGACCAGCTGAGGATCGTGCCGAACCACGCCTGCGTCGTCACCAACATGGTGGACGCCATCCATATCGTCGAAGGCGACAAATTGAAGGATGTGTGGCCGGTGGTAGCGCGCGGCCACGTTCTCTAG
- a CDS encoding sulfate ABC transporter substrate-binding protein, translating into MEVEMVFGRITGMVGLAIVLGGLQLGAASVAFADTTILNVSYDPTRELYKDFNAAFAEKWKADTGETVTIQTSHGGSGKQARSVIDGLQADVVTLALEADIDAIAKETGKIPADWKSKFENNSAPYTSTIVFLVRKGNPKGIKDWGDLVKPDIQVITPNPKTSGGARWNFLAAWAYGRAANGGDDAKALEYVTDLFKHVPVLDTGARGATTTFVQRGLGDVLLAWENEAYLSLEELGPDKFEIVTPSISIKAEPPVALVNGNVDAKGTRKVAEAYLGYLYSDTGQKIAAKHYYRPFKPAAADPADIKRFGELKLVTIEDFGGWKEAQPKFFGDGGVFDQLYKPGQ; encoded by the coding sequence ATGGAGGTCGAAATGGTCTTTGGACGAATTACCGGAATGGTGGGACTGGCCATCGTGCTCGGAGGCCTGCAGCTGGGAGCTGCGAGTGTTGCGTTTGCCGACACGACGATCTTGAACGTGTCCTATGATCCGACACGTGAACTCTACAAGGACTTCAACGCGGCGTTTGCCGAGAAGTGGAAGGCCGATACCGGCGAAACCGTAACGATCCAGACGTCGCACGGCGGCTCGGGCAAGCAGGCCCGCTCGGTGATCGACGGGCTGCAGGCCGACGTCGTGACCTTGGCGCTCGAAGCGGATATCGACGCAATCGCCAAGGAAACGGGCAAGATCCCGGCGGACTGGAAGTCGAAGTTCGAAAACAACAGCGCCCCCTATACCTCGACGATCGTGTTCCTCGTGCGCAAGGGCAACCCCAAGGGCATCAAGGACTGGGGCGATCTGGTCAAGCCCGATATCCAGGTGATCACGCCGAACCCGAAGACCTCGGGCGGTGCCCGCTGGAACTTCCTCGCCGCCTGGGCCTATGGCCGGGCCGCCAATGGCGGTGACGATGCCAAGGCGCTGGAATATGTGACCGATCTCTTCAAGCACGTGCCGGTGCTCGATACCGGTGCGCGCGGCGCGACGACGACTTTCGTCCAGCGTGGCCTCGGCGACGTCCTGCTCGCCTGGGAAAATGAAGCCTATCTGTCGCTCGAGGAACTCGGCCCCGACAAGTTCGAGATCGTCACGCCGTCGATCTCGATCAAGGCCGAACCGCCGGTGGCCCTCGTCAACGGCAACGTCGATGCCAAGGGCACCCGCAAGGTGGCGGAAGCCTATCTCGGCTACCTCTACAGCGATACCGGCCAGAAGATTGCCGCCAAGCACTACTACCGGCCGTTCAAGCCGGCGGCCGCCGATCCGGCTGATATCAAGCGGTTCGGCGAGCTGAAGCTCGTCACCATTGAGGACTTTGGTGGCTGGAAGGAAGCCCAGCCGAAGTTCTTCGGCGACGGTGGCGTCTTCGACCAACTCTACAAGCCGGGCCAATAA
- a CDS encoding dihydrofolate reductase family protein: protein MAKTTGRRVAANLALTLDGRYNGPGGAGDLSAIVPYAVTDVARNHMTRIWETATTALLGRLNAEGFLGYWPTVARDEAADPRDRGYANWLAGAEKVVFSRTLTEAPWERTRIANGPVADVVSDLKASGKGDILVNSSASLIKSLLAVDMIDRLYLLICPEIAGGGERLFEDGLPGMSWAVAHQETGKRGEIALVYDRIR, encoded by the coding sequence ATGGCTAAGACGACGGGCCGCCGTGTGGCGGCAAACCTGGCGCTCACGCTCGACGGGCGATACAACGGCCCCGGCGGTGCAGGCGATCTCTCCGCGATCGTGCCCTATGCGGTTACCGATGTCGCGCGCAACCATATGACGCGCATCTGGGAGACGGCGACGACGGCCTTGCTCGGCCGGCTGAACGCCGAAGGCTTCCTCGGTTACTGGCCGACGGTTGCCAGGGACGAGGCAGCCGATCCCCGCGATCGCGGCTATGCGAACTGGCTGGCCGGAGCGGAAAAGGTGGTGTTTTCACGAACGCTGACCGAAGCACCCTGGGAGCGCACGCGGATCGCCAACGGGCCTGTGGCGGATGTCGTTTCGGACCTCAAGGCGTCCGGAAAAGGCGACATCCTCGTCAACAGCAGCGCTAGCCTCATCAAATCGCTTCTTGCGGTCGACATGATCGATCGTCTCTATCTGCTGATCTGTCCCGAGATTGCTGGCGGCGGCGAGCGGCTGTTCGAAGACGGCCTGCCCGGCATGTCCTGGGCGGTTGCGCATCAGGAAACCGGCAAGCGTGGCGAGATCGCTCTCGTCTACGACCGCATTCGGTAA
- the cysT gene encoding sulfate ABC transporter permease subunit CysT, whose translation MTDATKTAPWRFRQPSVLPGFGLSLGITLSWLVLIVLIPLSGLVFRASGLGWSKFFELALDPRTLNALKISFGTAFIAAVINLVFGVILAWVLVRYRFPGKRVIDAMVDLPFALPTAVAGIALTTLYAPNGWIGQFLEPLGLKIAFTPAGIVIALIFVGLPFVVRTVQPIMEEIDKEVEEAAATLGASRFQTISRVLLPGLLPAGLTGFALAFARGVGEYGSVIFIAGNLPYVSEIAPLLIVIRLEEFNYAAATAIAAVMLAISFAMLLLINSIQAWSRRRYVYVA comes from the coding sequence TTGACGGATGCGACGAAGACTGCACCCTGGCGATTTCGCCAGCCGAGTGTTTTGCCTGGATTTGGATTGTCGCTCGGGATCACGCTGAGCTGGCTGGTTCTGATCGTGTTGATCCCGTTGTCGGGCCTGGTGTTTCGCGCCAGCGGCCTCGGCTGGTCCAAGTTCTTCGAGCTGGCGCTCGATCCGCGCACGCTCAATGCCTTGAAGATCTCCTTCGGCACGGCCTTTATCGCTGCCGTTATCAATCTCGTCTTCGGTGTCATCCTCGCCTGGGTGCTGGTGCGTTATCGCTTTCCCGGCAAGCGGGTGATCGACGCCATGGTCGACCTGCCTTTTGCGCTGCCGACCGCGGTTGCCGGCATTGCGCTGACGACGCTCTATGCCCCGAACGGCTGGATCGGCCAGTTCCTGGAACCGCTTGGGCTGAAGATCGCCTTCACCCCCGCCGGCATCGTCATCGCGCTGATCTTCGTCGGCCTGCCCTTTGTCGTCAGGACCGTGCAGCCGATCATGGAAGAGATCGACAAGGAGGTGGAGGAAGCGGCAGCCACCCTTGGCGCCAGCCGCTTCCAGACGATCAGCCGGGTGCTTCTGCCGGGGTTGCTACCGGCCGGCCTCACCGGCTTTGCGCTGGCCTTTGCCCGTGGTGTCGGCGAATACGGCTCGGTGATCTTCATTGCCGGCAACCTGCCTTACGTCTCCGAGATCGCGCCCCTCCTGATCGTCATAAGGCTGGAAGAGTTCAATTATGCGGCTGCGACTGCGATTGCCGCTGTCATGCTGGCGATCTCGTTCGCCATGCTGCTCCTCATCAACTCGATCCAGGCCTGGAGCCGGCGGAGATATGTCTATGTCGCATGA
- a CDS encoding transporter substrate-binding domain-containing protein, whose amino-acid sequence MSKTVFAAAAIAVMAMAGTAAAQEPASKLDEVIARGHLVMGTGSTNAPWHFKSADDKLQGFDVDMGRIIAKALFGDPEKIEFVNQSSDARIPNITTNKVDITCQFMTVTGERAQQIAFTIPYYREGVGLMLKADGKYADYAALKAAGSSVTVSVLQNVYAEAMVHAALPEATVDQYESVDLIYQALESGRADTVATDQSSLAWYMTQNPNRYKDAGYGWNPQTYACGVKRGDQDWLNFVNTALHEAMTGVEFDFYAKSFKTWFGKDLAPPQIGFPVEYK is encoded by the coding sequence ATGAGCAAGACCGTTTTTGCAGCGGCTGCCATCGCAGTCATGGCTATGGCCGGTACGGCCGCGGCCCAGGAACCGGCGAGCAAGCTGGACGAAGTGATCGCCCGCGGCCATCTGGTCATGGGCACCGGCAGCACCAATGCGCCGTGGCATTTCAAGAGTGCCGACGACAAGCTGCAGGGCTTCGATGTCGACATGGGCCGTATCATCGCCAAGGCCCTGTTCGGCGATCCGGAAAAGATCGAGTTCGTCAACCAGTCGTCCGACGCCCGCATTCCGAACATCACCACCAACAAGGTGGATATCACCTGCCAGTTCATGACGGTGACCGGTGAGCGCGCGCAGCAGATCGCCTTCACCATTCCCTACTATCGCGAGGGCGTAGGCCTGATGCTGAAGGCCGACGGCAAATATGCCGATTACGCCGCGCTCAAGGCCGCCGGCTCGTCCGTCACCGTATCCGTGCTGCAGAACGTCTATGCCGAGGCGATGGTGCATGCCGCCTTGCCGGAAGCGACGGTCGACCAGTACGAATCCGTCGACCTCATCTATCAGGCGCTGGAATCCGGACGCGCCGACACGGTCGCCACCGACCAGTCGTCGCTCGCCTGGTACATGACCCAGAACCCCAACCGCTACAAGGATGCCGGCTACGGCTGGAACCCGCAGACCTATGCCTGCGGCGTCAAGCGCGGCGACCAGGACTGGCTGAACTTCGTCAACACCGCACTGCACGAGGCGATGACCGGCGTCGAGTTCGACTTCTATGCGAAGTCGTTCAAGACCTGGTTCGGCAAGGACCTTGCTCCGCCGCAGATCGGTTTCCCGGTCGAGTACAAGTAA
- a CDS encoding FAD-binding oxidoreductase, which produces MTIVDDLKQALGDIVLTGTEIGERHRSDASLTGRELPKAVIRPTSSEEIATALRLCNDNRQTVVVQGGLTGLAGGANADSDAVVISLERYAGIEEIDPQAGTMTVRAGTPLEVAQRAAEDAGFLLPIDLGARGSCQIGGNLATNAGGIRVLRYGVTRDNVLGLEAVLADGTIISSLNKMIKNNTGYDLRQFFIGSEGTLGVITRAVLRLRPLPVGRLAALCALDGYDNVVAFLARCQRRLPGLSAFEAMWENYFRFNAEAEKLKLFEEVPAFAVIVEQDLLGDAPERDGFEAFLGEALEDGIIADALIAQSEKESRSFWSVREGHAMDSQLPDLVNLDVSLPIGDIGRFAAECGEALSARFPAAHVSFFGHVADSNLHIAFSEPNGDADTPHIVDGVVYEIVRRYKGSISAEHGIGALKRDFLDHSRSAAEIELMRRIKQALDPNGILNPGKVI; this is translated from the coding sequence ATGACGATCGTCGACGACCTGAAACAAGCCCTCGGCGACATCGTGCTCACCGGCACCGAAATCGGCGAACGCCATCGCAGCGACGCCAGCCTGACCGGCCGTGAGCTGCCGAAGGCCGTGATCCGCCCGACAAGCAGCGAAGAGATCGCCACGGCCCTCCGCCTCTGCAACGACAACCGCCAAACGGTCGTCGTTCAGGGCGGCCTGACCGGGCTCGCCGGCGGCGCCAATGCCGACAGTGACGCTGTGGTGATTTCGCTCGAGCGATATGCCGGCATCGAAGAGATCGACCCCCAAGCCGGAACCATGACCGTGCGGGCCGGCACGCCGCTCGAGGTAGCTCAGCGCGCAGCCGAAGACGCCGGTTTCCTGCTGCCGATCGATCTTGGCGCCCGTGGCTCCTGCCAGATTGGCGGCAACCTCGCCACCAATGCCGGCGGCATCCGCGTGCTGCGCTATGGTGTGACGCGCGACAACGTCCTCGGTCTCGAAGCGGTGCTTGCCGACGGCACGATCATCTCGTCGCTCAACAAGATGATCAAGAACAACACCGGTTACGACCTCCGGCAATTCTTCATCGGTTCAGAGGGAACGCTCGGCGTGATCACCCGCGCGGTCCTGCGGCTGCGGCCCTTGCCCGTCGGCCGGCTGGCGGCGCTCTGTGCGCTCGACGGTTACGACAACGTCGTCGCCTTCCTCGCCCGCTGCCAACGCCGCCTGCCCGGCCTCTCGGCTTTCGAGGCGATGTGGGAAAACTACTTCCGCTTCAATGCCGAAGCAGAGAAGCTGAAGCTCTTTGAAGAAGTCCCGGCCTTCGCGGTGATCGTCGAGCAGGATCTGCTCGGTGACGCCCCCGAGCGCGACGGCTTCGAGGCCTTTCTCGGCGAAGCGCTCGAAGACGGGATTATTGCCGATGCGCTGATCGCCCAGTCGGAGAAGGAAAGCCGTTCTTTCTGGAGCGTGCGCGAAGGCCATGCGATGGACAGCCAGTTGCCTGATCTCGTCAACCTCGACGTCAGCCTGCCGATCGGCGACATCGGTCGTTTCGCCGCGGAATGCGGCGAGGCTCTATCCGCCCGGTTCCCGGCGGCCCATGTCTCCTTCTTCGGCCATGTCGCCGACAGCAACCTGCACATCGCCTTCTCGGAACCGAACGGCGACGCGGACACCCCGCATATCGTCGACGGCGTCGTCTATGAAATCGTCCGGCGCTACAAAGGGTCAATCTCGGCCGAACATGGCATCGGCGCGCTAAAGCGCGATTTCCTCGACCATTCGCGCAGCGCCGCCGAAATCGAACTCATGCGGCGGATCAAGCAGGCGCTCGATCCGAACGGCATCCTCAATCCGGGCAAGGTGATCTGA
- a CDS encoding metalloregulator ArsR/SmtB family transcription factor translates to MEKIVSALADSARWRILELLAERPRSVGELAELTGLRQPQTSKHLQTLANAGLVTVFPLGQRRVYAMEPAPLIEIGARLRLLIEAAQANSGERDVVARYQAAIEADAAKADRDRWADGRSFLFERTLQAPRDLVWRHFTDAALLASWWAPPSLTVSECVLEPRPGGRAVLEYRDAEGRYRSEGRVHAADEPKRLVFDLSVLDGAGTISFTGHYHIELKEAEGGTALGLRLHISETTAEALPYIAGIETGWRQVLDNLTQAVNAAMRA, encoded by the coding sequence ATGGAAAAGATCGTATCAGCCCTCGCAGACAGCGCCCGGTGGCGCATTCTGGAGCTCCTTGCCGAACGCCCCCGGTCCGTCGGTGAACTTGCGGAACTGACGGGGCTTCGCCAACCGCAAACGTCCAAACACCTCCAGACGCTGGCGAATGCCGGCCTCGTGACGGTGTTCCCCCTCGGTCAGCGTCGCGTCTACGCGATGGAGCCCGCACCCCTGATAGAAATCGGAGCGCGCCTTCGCCTGCTGATTGAAGCGGCGCAAGCAAACAGTGGTGAGCGCGATGTGGTCGCCCGCTATCAGGCTGCCATCGAAGCGGACGCCGCCAAGGCGGACCGGGACCGTTGGGCGGACGGGCGTAGCTTCCTGTTCGAGCGGACCTTGCAGGCACCGCGCGACCTCGTCTGGCGACATTTTACCGATGCTGCGCTGCTCGCATCCTGGTGGGCGCCTCCGTCGCTGACGGTGTCCGAATGCGTCCTCGAGCCGCGGCCGGGCGGCCGGGCGGTTCTCGAATACAGGGATGCCGAGGGGCGCTATCGCTCGGAAGGCCGCGTTCATGCGGCGGACGAGCCCAAACGCCTCGTCTTCGACCTGTCGGTGCTCGACGGGGCTGGCACCATTTCCTTTACCGGCCACTACCACATCGAGCTGAAGGAAGCGGAAGGGGGCACTGCGCTCGGCCTTCGCCTCCACATCAGCGAGACCACCGCCGAGGCCCTGCCCTACATTGCCGGCATCGAAACCGGCTGGCGGCAGGTGCTCGACAATCTCACCCAGGCGGTCAACGCCGCAATGCGCGCGTAG
- the cysW gene encoding sulfate ABC transporter permease subunit CysW, giving the protein MSHDLTAAGLTASPGLSPASGPKPALPELAAATSESRFARLTLTIAALAFVALFLLLPLAAVFTEALRKGVTEFVLALGDAETFSAIRLTLIVAAIAVPLNLVFGVAAAWAIAKFEFKGKAFLTTLIDLPFSVSPVISGLVFVLLFGSHSLLGPWLQSHGIQILFAVPGLVLATVFVTFPFVARELIPLMQEQGSSDEEAALSLGASGWQTFWHVTLPNIKWGLLYGVLLCNARAMGEFGAVSVVSGHIRGETNTMPLQVEILYNEYNFVAAFAVAALLALLALITLILKTALEIRYSAEIAASRRH; this is encoded by the coding sequence ATGTCGCATGATCTGACCGCAGCCGGCCTCACCGCCAGTCCCGGTCTCAGTCCGGCCTCCGGTCCGAAGCCGGCGCTGCCGGAACTGGCCGCCGCCACCTCCGAAAGCCGCTTTGCCCGGCTGACGCTGACGATCGCAGCCCTTGCCTTCGTCGCGCTGTTTCTGCTTCTGCCGCTCGCCGCCGTCTTTACCGAAGCGCTGCGCAAGGGCGTGACCGAATTCGTGCTGGCGCTCGGCGATGCCGAGACGTTTTCCGCCATCCGCCTGACGCTGATCGTTGCCGCCATCGCCGTGCCGCTCAACCTCGTCTTCGGCGTGGCCGCCGCCTGGGCGATCGCCAAGTTCGAGTTCAAGGGCAAGGCGTTCCTGACGACGCTGATCGACCTGCCGTTCTCGGTCTCGCCGGTGATCTCCGGCCTCGTCTTCGTGCTTCTGTTCGGCTCGCACAGCCTGCTTGGCCCCTGGCTGCAGAGCCACGGCATCCAGATCCTGTTTGCCGTGCCGGGCCTGGTGCTCGCCACCGTCTTCGTCACCTTCCCCTTCGTCGCCCGCGAGCTGATCCCCTTGATGCAGGAACAGGGATCGAGCGACGAGGAAGCAGCGCTTTCCTTGGGAGCATCCGGCTGGCAGACCTTCTGGCATGTGACGCTGCCCAACATCAAATGGGGGCTGCTTTACGGCGTGCTTTTGTGCAACGCCCGCGCCATGGGCGAGTTCGGCGCCGTCTCGGTGGTGTCGGGCCATATCCGCGGCGAGACCAACACCATGCCGTTGCAGGTGGAAATCCTCTATAATGAATACAACTTCGTCGCCGCCTTCGCGGTGGCGGCGTTGCTGGCGCTGCTGGCGCTGATCACCCTGATTTTGAAGACGGCGCTGGAGATCCGCTACAGCGCCGAGATCGCCGCCAGCCGCAGACACTGA